In Chitinophagaceae bacterium, one DNA window encodes the following:
- a CDS encoding 3'-5' exonuclease, with the protein MLTPELNKILVIDVETVPVKPAFNELSPALQEIWTEKANRVDPEVPADELFFKRGGIYSEFGKIICISVGIFIRNNEENNLQIKIKSFSGNDEKNLLSSFAKMLNQFYPNPSAFFFCGHNIKEFDIPYISRRMLINRIQLPQSLRLHEKKPWEVNHIDTMQLWRFGDYKNFTSLKLLTELFEIPTPKDDIDGSKVAEVYWNEKNLARIVNYCNKDVAATAQLYLALSGFPLIQPENVIYADEKNPE; encoded by the coding sequence ATGTTAACTCCTGAATTAAATAAAATTTTAGTTATTGATGTTGAAACGGTGCCGGTAAAACCTGCATTTAATGAGCTTTCACCTGCATTGCAAGAAATTTGGACTGAAAAGGCTAATAGAGTAGACCCTGAAGTACCGGCAGATGAATTATTTTTTAAACGTGGGGGTATTTATTCTGAATTTGGCAAAATCATTTGTATTTCAGTGGGCATTTTTATACGCAACAATGAGGAAAACAATCTCCAAATTAAGATAAAATCTTTTTCAGGAAATGACGAAAAAAATCTTTTAAGCTCTTTTGCTAAGATGCTAAATCAGTTTTATCCTAATCCATCAGCTTTTTTCTTTTGTGGGCATAACATCAAAGAATTTGATATTCCTTACATTTCCAGAAGAATGTTAATTAATAGAATTCAATTGCCTCAATCCCTCAGGCTTCATGAAAAAAAACCGTGGGAAGTGAATCATATTGATACCATGCAATTATGGAGATTTGGTGATTATAAAAACTTCACATCTCTAAAGCTGTTAACTGAGCTTTTTGAAATCCCCACACCCAAAGATGATATTGATGGCAGCAAAGTAGCTGAAGTATATTGGAATGAAAAAAATCTCGCCCGTATAGTTAATTATTGCAACAAAGATGTAGCTGCAACTGCTCAATTGTATCTTGCGCTTTCCGGGTTTCCTTTGATCCAACCTGAAAACGTTATATATGCAGATGAAAAAAATCCCGAATAA
- a CDS encoding SAM-dependent methyltransferase, which produces MKELNPEFWNERYATEQTGWDLGMVSPPLKKYFDQLTDKQLKILVPGAGNAYEVEYLYKKGFKNIFLLDWAILPLKKFKERNPDFPEKQLLQKDFFKLSGEYDLIIEQTFFCALPPSMRESYSQKIYQLLKPNAKLVGLLFQIPLNTDKPPFGGSKEEYIDYFSPFFEFITFETAKNSHPARIGNEIFMILKKRTLSNVNS; this is translated from the coding sequence ATGAAAGAATTAAATCCCGAATTTTGGAATGAACGTTATGCAACTGAACAAACCGGTTGGGATTTAGGTATGGTATCGCCGCCATTAAAAAAATATTTTGATCAGTTAACGGATAAACAACTAAAGATATTAGTTCCCGGTGCCGGAAACGCATACGAAGTTGAATATTTATATAAAAAAGGATTCAAAAATATTTTTTTACTGGATTGGGCTATTTTGCCACTTAAAAAGTTTAAAGAACGAAACCCCGACTTCCCTGAAAAACAACTTTTGCAAAAAGACTTTTTCAAACTGTCAGGGGAATATGATTTAATAATCGAGCAAACTTTTTTTTGTGCCTTACCACCTTCCATGCGAGAATCGTATAGTCAAAAAATATACCAACTATTAAAACCAAATGCAAAACTGGTCGGATTATTGTTTCAAATACCCTTAAATACTGACAAACCTCCTTTTGGAGGCAGTAAAGAAGAATATATTGATTATTTTAGTCCTTTCTTTGAGTTTATTACCTTTGAAACAGCCAAAAACTCACACCCTGCAAGGATAGGGAATGAAATTTTCATGATTTTAAAAAAAAGAACTTTATCAAATGTTAACTCCTGA
- a CDS encoding DUF1573 domain-containing protein encodes MTHFLLSFKLFFLCQILLNGTLFAQAKIEVAETEFNFGEVEMWNNEPAVFYIKNTGNADLVFLPTRAERDMMIEYPQRRVPPGETFSLQVYYYTENTGSFSKNAEIYTNASNEPLRFTLKGNIKSLHPSALTECPVMGTPNRYTPHYPLEIIVIDAESKENIYGANLKITQFQGTFAQRWKNTESHNVDLSAGIYNLNAEKENYIPNEKRFSFNAQKKSVILELTPISPQIVQTETQTETSEPEETFTEDEFVFEQLDDLPEINEDGTFSYDLYKTNHIVLLLDISISMSLENRFELMQQSVNSLLDAFRDIDNVTLITYAGNTNVLAENQTGNSKVNLQKKVNDLEPGGVTHGVRGLEVAYSKANKHFIEGGNNQIIIITDGLFNDPNYTPRSLYRMIRREYRQNDILLSVVCIGTDESGINVMERTAQNGQGGFVHIYEEGFAKTALVEEVKVRSKRTFE; translated from the coding sequence ATGACTCACTTCCTTTTGTCATTTAAACTTTTTTTTCTTTGTCAGATTTTACTTAATGGTACTCTCTTTGCTCAAGCTAAAATTGAGGTAGCTGAGACTGAATTTAATTTTGGAGAAGTAGAAATGTGGAATAATGAGCCGGCCGTTTTTTATATTAAAAATACCGGGAATGCTGATTTGGTTTTTTTACCTACCAGGGCAGAAAGAGATATGATGATAGAGTACCCACAAAGACGAGTACCACCCGGTGAAACTTTTTCTTTGCAGGTTTATTATTACACTGAAAATACCGGTAGCTTTTCTAAAAATGCCGAAATATATACAAATGCCTCCAACGAACCGCTTCGATTTACATTAAAAGGAAACATTAAGTCATTGCATCCTTCAGCTCTTACTGAATGCCCGGTAATGGGAACACCAAATCGCTATACACCTCACTATCCTTTAGAGATAATAGTGATAGATGCTGAGAGTAAAGAAAATATTTACGGAGCAAACCTTAAGATTACACAATTTCAGGGAACCTTTGCTCAAAGATGGAAAAATACGGAAAGCCATAATGTAGATTTATCTGCCGGAATTTATAATCTCAATGCTGAAAAAGAAAATTATATACCGAATGAAAAGAGGTTTTCATTTAATGCTCAAAAAAAGTCAGTTATACTGGAACTTACTCCCATAAGCCCTCAAATTGTTCAAACTGAAACTCAAACAGAAACCTCAGAGCCGGAAGAGACTTTTACAGAAGATGAATTTGTTTTTGAACAGTTGGATGATTTACCTGAAATAAATGAGGATGGAACATTTTCATATGATTTGTATAAAACAAACCACATAGTCTTACTATTAGATATATCAATTTCTATGTCATTAGAAAACAGATTTGAATTGATGCAGCAATCTGTCAATTCATTGTTGGATGCATTTCGGGATATTGATAATGTTACATTAATAACCTATGCCGGCAATACAAACGTACTTGCTGAAAATCAGACAGGGAATTCAAAAGTGAATTTACAGAAAAAGGTAAATGATTTAGAGCCCGGAGGTGTAACGCATGGAGTTAGAGGCCTTGAAGTAGCTTATAGTAAAGCAAACAAACATTTCATAGAAGGAGGCAACAATCAAATCATAATCATTACTGACGGACTTTTTAATGATCCTAATTACACTCCCCGTTCACTTTATAGAATGATTAGAAGGGAATACAGGCAAAATGACATTTTACTTTCGGTAGTATGCATAGGAACAGATGAATCCGGAATTAATGTTATGGAGCGCACAGCCCAAAATGGTCAGGGAGGTTTTGTTCATATTTATGAAGAAGGCTTTGCCAAAACAGCTTTGGTGGAAGAAGTGAAAGTTCGTTCAAAACGGACATTTGAGTAG
- a CDS encoding threonylcarbamoyl-AMP synthase, translating to MSIIGKDIEKVVSLLIKGELVAIPTETVYGLAANGLDENAVLKIYQTKNRPAFNPLILHTNSIDKVREIVDTFPPNAELLAKTFWPGPLTLVLDKSASVPEITSAGLNTIAVRIPNHALTLELLSKLPFPLAAPSANASGSISPTMPGHVEKTLGTKIPYILDGGNCQIGIESTILKIDKEKVYLLRAGTISAEEIEEKCGIKVIKNNIDRSIQSPGMLRSHYAPQKKLLAFNREELEEFIKNSKNQEICILAFDTYIDSIPTPNQRLLSVKKDELEAARNLFNMLHELDEMDSELILAEFLPEKGIGIAINDKLRRASANK from the coding sequence ATGAGCATCATTGGTAAGGATATTGAAAAAGTTGTTTCACTTTTAATCAAAGGTGAGTTAGTAGCCATTCCAACAGAGACAGTTTATGGGCTGGCAGCAAACGGACTGGATGAAAATGCCGTTCTTAAAATTTACCAAACTAAAAACCGGCCTGCTTTTAATCCGTTAATCCTGCATACTAACTCCATCGATAAAGTCCGGGAAATTGTTGATACTTTTCCTCCAAATGCAGAATTACTTGCCAAAACTTTCTGGCCGGGTCCGTTAACTTTGGTATTAGACAAATCCGCTTCAGTACCTGAAATAACCAGTGCCGGATTAAACACCATAGCCGTCAGGATTCCAAATCATGCTTTAACATTAGAGCTACTCAGCAAATTACCATTTCCGCTTGCAGCACCCAGTGCAAATGCCTCCGGAAGTATCAGCCCAACAATGCCCGGACATGTTGAGAAAACACTTGGCACGAAGATTCCCTATATACTTGATGGAGGCAATTGTCAAATTGGAATTGAATCAACTATTCTTAAAATAGATAAAGAAAAAGTTTATTTGCTGAGAGCAGGTACAATTAGTGCTGAAGAAATAGAAGAAAAATGTGGAATTAAAGTAATTAAAAACAATATAGACAGGTCTATCCAAAGCCCAGGCATGCTAAGGAGCCATTATGCCCCACAAAAAAAACTACTTGCCTTTAATCGTGAAGAACTGGAAGAATTCATTAAAAATTCAAAAAACCAAGAAATTTGTATTCTGGCTTTTGACACTTATATTGATTCAATTCCTACCCCCAACCAACGTCTTTTATCTGTGAAAAAAGATGAGTTAGAAGCTGCCCGTAATTTATTTAATATGCTTCACGAACTCGATGAAATGGATAGTGAACTTATTTTGGCAGAATTTTTGCCTGAAAAAGGTATAGGGATAGCTATAAATGATAAGCTTAGAAGAGCATCTGCAAATAAATAA